The Boseongicola sp. DNA segment GATGTAAAACAACGCTTGCGGCCGTAAGAAAGCGATACCCGCCGGGCCATCTATGAACACTGATGCCGGTAACAGCCCGCCCTCACCGAAACTGGGCAAGAAGGACGTCCACAACCAAACAACAAATCCCGTGGCAACTCCGGCCGCAGCACCGACGCGTGTCGCACCCCGCCAGAAAATCCCGCCGATCAAAGCCGGCAGAACCTGACTGACCCCCACAAAGGCCACAAGCCCAATTGCCGCCAGTGCCGAACCACCGCCCGACAGAACATAATAAAGGTATCCAAGAACCAGGATTCCGACGATTGACAGCCGACGCGAGGTGATAACCAATTTGCGCACATCGCCCGACAGCGCGGCCCCTTCCATGTGCGAACTCAGCCATATCGGCATGACGATATGGTTCGACACCATCGTCGCCAAAGCAATCGAGGCCACGATCACCATCGAGGTCGCCGAAGAAAACCCACCAAGAAACGCCAGCATCGCAAGGGCATCCTGATCAAACGCCAAAGGCAACGTCAGGACAAACAAGTCGGGGTTCGACCCCTCCGGCATAACCGCAAGACCCGTCACCGCGATTGGCACGACAAACAGGCTGATCAGGAACAGATATGCCGGAAACGCCCAGCTTGCCGTAGCGAGATGCCGCTCGTCCGAATTTTCCACCACCAGGACCTGAAACATCCGGGGCAAACAAATAAACGCAGCCGCCGCAAGGAAAATGAGCGTGACCCATCGATCCGGCTGAATGTCCCAGACATCAATGGGCGAGGATTCAATGCGCGCCATCATGGCTGCCGGTCCCCCGGCAACCGAAAACACAACAAAAATGCCCACGGCCACCAACGCCACCAATTTGACGATTGCTTCTAATGCAATCGCCATAACAATGCCGTGGTGCCGTTCATCGACATCCAAGTTTCGGGTGCCGAAAATGATTGTAAAAGCCGTCAACCCAATCGCGACCCAAAATGCGATTGACTGTAAACTGGCACCACCCTGACCGCCGCTGTCCGGAAGAAACGCTACAAAACTGAGAGTTACAGACTGAAGTTGAAGTGCGATATAAGGCGTTGTCCCGACGACGGCCAGCATAGTTACCAGAACACCCAACAGGTTGGACTTGCCGTAACGCGACGAAATTAGATCGGCGATTGACGTAATGCGCTGCGTTCTTCCAATTCGCACCAGGCGACGAAGCAGCACCCACCACCCAACCATGACAAGTGTTGGGCCAAGATATATGGTGACAAACTCGAGACCAGACCGGGCGGCATATCCTACCGCCCCGTAAAACGTCCATGCGGTGCAATAGATCGACAGCGACAAGGTATAGACCAGGGGCGAGCGCAACCAACCGGCCTTACCCTGAGCCGCCCGCTTTTCAGCCCAAAACGCGACCGCAAACAAGACCGCCACATACAGAATGGAAATGACGACGAGACCGTTAAAGGACAACACGTCCTAGTCCCTCCCATTTTCATCGTCAGAGATCCCGGTCTGTTGCCCCGCCTCATGCTCGCTGGACATCAACCTACGGGACAGAAGACCGATCAAGACAATCAACACCCCCCAAACCAAAAAGATGTATATCAATCCGCTGCTTGTATGCGCGCCATCGGCCCAAACAATGGGCAATAACAACAAAACAATCCCAAGAGCCGGTACCAGTTTTGCAGCGTCACCAAGCCGACGCCGCCAGTATGTCCGGCGCTCCAGAAATATCGGTTCCGGCGGACGACTCAAAGCCCTGCAAGCTCTCTGACAGCGTCAAGGAATTCGACATTGGAAAATGGCTTGGTCATGAAGCGACTTGCACCCAGTTTTTCAGCCAACTCTCTGTCTTTCTTCTGGCCGCGCGCCGTCAACATCAATACCGGCAGGTTTTTCGTTTCGGAGGCGGCTCTCAGATCATTCAGAATATCATAACCGGATCGGTTCGGAAGCATGACGTCCAGAACGATCAGATCTGGGTTTCTGGTCTTAACAGCATCAATAGCCGTAGCCCCGTCAGAATGGATGTCCACATGCCAACCATCGCGCGACAAGATAAATCTCATCGCTTCAATGATATTCGGCTCATCTTCAATCAGTAGAACATGACCACTCATGACTGACCCCTCCCAAAGTCAGGCTTTACGCCGCCGGCCCGAATATTGCTTATGGAGTGCATCCTGTCAAAACGTCACTTCACCGACCAAATCATCCCCGGGTGCGCCCAGTATGGTTGGTTCGCGACGAGCTGGACAGGTTCGTTCGGGACAAACCCGGCAGGAAGAACCAACGATCCGGCGCTGTTCGGTGATCGCGTCGCCGGACATTTCCGGAACCATGAGCATCAGTGCCTCTGTCACTGGAGCACGCTCGTACCCTGCCGGATACATCACGCTGGCATAAGCATAAGCCCTGAAAGGCATGTCATCGCGCCCGCGCACCAATACATTTGCGCTGACCGGCGCGCCAGGTCGCTGCAACGCCTCGTAAAGTGGCCATGCGGCACAAGCGGCCCCGAACTTCGGCGGCTCGAAGCCGCGAAGCGGTTTGCGAAAGAACAAAGCGCCGGATCCATCACAAATGACCAACCCAGGTGCCACGCCATTTGGAAAAACACTATCCGGCAACGTTGCTATTCGACGGATAACCAAACCAAGATCAGCCGAAAGGCGGCTGGCAATGGCAATTGGATCGCAGCCCAAACCTGATACCGACTGAACCAATTGATCAGTTTGCAGCTTTGCGCCATCGCTGATGCACCGCTCAACATAC contains these protein-coding regions:
- a CDS encoding sodium:solute symporter, coding for MLSFNGLVVISILYVAVLFAVAFWAEKRAAQGKAGWLRSPLVYTLSLSIYCTAWTFYGAVGYAARSGLEFVTIYLGPTLVMVGWWVLLRRLVRIGRTQRITSIADLISSRYGKSNLLGVLVTMLAVVGTTPYIALQLQSVTLSFVAFLPDSGGQGGASLQSIAFWVAIGLTAFTIIFGTRNLDVDERHHGIVMAIALEAIVKLVALVAVGIFVVFSVAGGPAAMMARIESSPIDVWDIQPDRWVTLIFLAAAAFICLPRMFQVLVVENSDERHLATASWAFPAYLFLISLFVVPIAVTGLAVMPEGSNPDLFVLTLPLAFDQDALAMLAFLGGFSSATSMVIVASIALATMVSNHIVMPIWLSSHMEGAALSGDVRKLVITSRRLSIVGILVLGYLYYVLSGGGSALAAIGLVAFVGVSQVLPALIGGIFWRGATRVGAAAGVATGFVVWLWTSFLPSFGEGGLLPASVFIDGPAGIAFLRPQALFYIDGIDPLVHSVLWSILLNTCVFCIGSLLSFPNPLERVQGATFVNIFRYSESARGWKGGAAQAEDLLVMAQRIIGSLEAQAMFESEANKQGKQGYLPDVTPAFLERLERELAGSVGAATAHAMLTQITGGASVSVVDLMAVADEAQQIMEYSSELEIKSEEQERTARALGEANEKLLALSVQKDGFLSQISHELRTPMTSIRSFSEILMGGSAMSAEDRLKYSQIIHAETIRLTRLLDDLLDLSVLENGQVTLNKQEVLLSEVLDRAVAATDLHGEGARLRIVRDTGNESVRVNTDGDRLAQVFINLLANAQKYCVVEDPVLTISVRDVSGRTCVDFVDNGSGIPGDAQKLIFEKFARASDSHAAGGAGLGLAICREVMSRLGGSIVYLPGQGGAAFRVIMPEARNLAA
- a CDS encoding response regulator, which encodes MSGHVLLIEDEPNIIEAMRFILSRDGWHVDIHSDGATAIDAVKTRNPDLIVLDVMLPNRSGYDILNDLRAASETKNLPVLMLTARGQKKDRELAEKLGASRFMTKPFSNVEFLDAVRELAGL